The following coding sequences lie in one Notolabrus celidotus isolate fNotCel1 chromosome 20, fNotCel1.pri, whole genome shotgun sequence genomic window:
- the LOC117831767 gene encoding microtubule-associated protein tau-like encodes MDGYSAPLGGGPTPAEQSMGDLDSHSSLDKLPNGSVAKLEEETKEEQGDGGKVIRSGPEEQPEREDKEDKMEMKKEEEEEEEEEKLGDKEKEKEVEKKEEEQLEPPFSPTRLSSNEEEDADIEKEDDLVEEEEKEQGGQDKNEGMEKKNEHFTPPPLEQEQEEEEDEEEKQEVRAEEEMEKAKEVKGEEQREEKMDVRREEKEEGEDEEEKQELRVEEGVEKAKEEQREERMGVRKEEEEEEVDAKSEDQKEEEKGDEGEEEEEKDREDHERVSEREAQAESPCSVTPPDKRDVKEEETEEQMSSAGAVMSAEESLESPELHPPEEITKTSAPSSPAPSPEDEGGASEEEEQTVKESPDRGGVMKAEEPKETSELQQETTKTSAPCSSSPPVEDQAPPAPLSPAVKEVPVSKTNTPLANGVISKEKKRLNSTNGSPSITKAPPTGAASVRKSSTSSSPKLTAAPKKTSAPPTKQAAQVRKSGAPPPLNKEKAAGKGTAEEAAKASRTAGGARAAKMMTAKSTESVDGVNSPGSRSPASRSSTPNRDVKKIAVVRTPPRSPSSARGRTPPLPSHPMPNLSNVKSKIGSTENLKHSPGGGKIQILHKKMDLSNVTSKCGSKDNIRHKPGGGKLEIKSEKVEFKAVQSKIGSMDNVTHVPGGGRKKIESQKLNFRENAKARTDHGADIVSQPDSSPQRLSNTSSPGSLNTAEAPPLDDLADQVSASLAKQGL; translated from the exons ATGGATGGATACTCCGCCCCCCTCGGAGGTGGTCCCACCCCTGCAGAGCAGAGCATGGGAG accTTGACTCGCACAGTTCTCTGGATAAGCTTCCAAATGGGAGCGTAGcaaagctggaggaggagacaaAGGAGGAGCAAGGAGACGGAGGTAAAGTGATCAGGAGCGGCCCCGAGGAGCAGCCAGAGAGGGAGGATAAGGAGGACAAaatggagatgaagaaagaggaggaggaggaggaggaggaagagaaacttGGCgacaaagaaaaggagaaggaggtggagaagaaagaagaggagcagcTAGAGCCTCCCTTCTCCCCTACCAGGCTTTCCTctaatgaagaagaagatgctGACATAGAAAAGGAAGATGACTTAGtcgaagaagaggagaaggagcaaGGAGGGCAAGATAAAAATGAAGGGATGGAGAAGAAAAATGAGCATTTCACACCTCCTCCTTtagagcaggagcaggaggaagaagaagatgaagaggagaagcaggaagtcagagcagaagaagaaatggagaaGGCAAAGGAAGTCAAAGGAGAAGAACAGAGGGAAGAGAAGATGGATgtcagaagagaagaaaaggaggaaggagaagatgaagaggagaagcAGGAACTCAGAGTAGAGGAAGGAGTGGAGAAGGCAAAGGAAGaacagagggaagagaggatgGGAgtcagaaaagaagaagaagaggaggaagtggatgCCAAAAGTGAAGaccagaaggaggaggagaaaggagatgaaggagaagaagaggaagagaaggacagagaggaccATGAGAGGGTGTCAGAGAGGGAGGCTCAGGCAGAGTCCCCCTGCTCCGTCACTCCTCCTGATAAAAGAGACGTAAAGGAAGAGGAGACGGAGGAGCAGATGAGCTCAGCTGGAGCTGTGATGTCAGCTGAGGAGTCGCTGGAGTCCCCTGAGCTCCACCCTCCCGAAGAGATAACAAAAACAAGCGCTCCCAGCAGCCCTGCACCTTCTCCTGAGGATGAAGGAGGAGCtagtgaagaggaggagcagacagTGAAGGAGAGTCCGGACCGTGGAGGTGTGATGAAAGCTGAAGAGCCAAAGGAGACCTCTGAGCTACAACAAGAAACAACGAAAACAAGCGCTCCCTGCAGCTCGTCGCCTCCTGTTGAGGACCAAGCACCTCCCGCTCCTCTATCCCCCGCTGTCAAGGAGGTCCCTGTGAGTAAAACTAACACGCCTCTCGCAAATGGAGTCATCAGCAAAGAGAAGAAGCGCTTGAATTCTACAAATGGATCTCCCTCCATAACCAAAGCTCCACCCACAGGAGCTGCCTCAGTAAGGAAATCaagcacctcctcctctcctaaaCTAACTGCTGCACCCAAGAAAACAAGCGCTCCTCCGACTAAACAGGCTGCCCAAGTTAGGAAATCAGGCGCCCCCCCTCCTCTTAACAAAG AAAAAGCAGCCGGAAAAGGAACCGCTGAAGAAGCTGCGAAG GCCTCcaggacagcaggaggagcCAGAGCAGCCAAGATGATGACAGCCAAGAGTACAG agtcAGTGGATGGAGTCAATAGTCCAGGAAGTCGCTCTCCTGCCAGCAGGTCCTCAACTCCAAACAGAGATGTGAAGAAG ATTGCAGTGGTCCGGACCCCTCCCAGGTCACCCAGCTCTGCTCGTGGACGGACACCCCCTCTGCCCTCCCACCCCATGCCTAACCTCAGCAACGTGAAGTCAAAGATCGGATCCACGGAGAACCTCAAGCACTCACCTGGAGGGGGCAAG ATTCAGATTCTTCATAAGAAGATGGATCTCAGTAACGTGACATCAAAGTGTGGCTCCAAAGACAACATCCGCCATAAACCAg GTGGCGGGAAGTTGGAGATAAAGTCAGAGAAGGTGGAGTTTAAGGCTGTTCAGTCTAAAATTGGCTCCATGGACAACGTCACTCATGTGCcagggggagggaggaagaag ATTGAGAGTCAGAAGCTGAACTTCAGAGAGAACGCCAAAGCTCGCACCGACCACGGTGCAGACATCGTCTCTCAGCCTGACTCCTCCCCTCAGCGCCTTAGCAACACTTCCTCCCCAGGAAGCCTTAACACAGCTGAAGCTCCGCCTCTTGACGACTTGGCCGACCAG GTGTCTGCCTCCCTCGCCAAAcaaggcctgtga